The following are encoded together in the Bacillus cereus group sp. RP43 genome:
- a CDS encoding ROK family protein, producing MSEQFVTQKSIKETILRGIRTALLERGSATKVELSNTLEISFPTISKFIENMKQDGEVTLVGLDDSSGGRRAKRYAYNPEYMLGLAIFLEKNETNYTIFNCLGEVKEQGSTSSVLIDTGVDLLSKHIEGLIATFPKISSISIGVPGSVDNGRIFYIPGYEKFQNFNLKSHLEDLFSIPVVIENDMNAAVLGYYKNTGNHDNSSLVYLYSGQNGPGAGIMINGDVVRGSTFFSGEISFVPQYDNKNFLQALRSGDEVRDSNNPEEYNIDAITRLISTFIAIINPHAFIFCDDEVNQFVIDQIVKSCPQYIPAEHIPKITVSDWKEDYLYGLKSLGLDLMITRTSKEN from the coding sequence TTGAGTGAACAATTTGTTACTCAAAAATCGATTAAAGAGACGATCCTTCGCGGCATTCGTACAGCTCTTCTAGAGCGAGGTAGTGCAACGAAAGTTGAACTTAGTAATACATTAGAAATCAGTTTTCCAACGATAAGTAAATTTATAGAAAATATGAAACAAGACGGTGAAGTCACTTTAGTCGGTCTAGATGATTCAAGTGGTGGAAGAAGAGCGAAACGATATGCTTATAATCCGGAATATATGTTAGGTTTAGCGATATTTTTAGAAAAAAATGAAACAAACTATACAATTTTTAACTGTTTAGGGGAAGTAAAAGAACAAGGAAGTACTTCAAGTGTATTAATTGATACTGGCGTAGACCTATTATCTAAACATATTGAAGGTCTTATAGCTACATTCCCAAAAATAAGCTCTATATCAATTGGTGTGCCCGGTTCGGTAGATAATGGTCGTATTTTTTATATACCTGGTTATGAAAAGTTCCAAAATTTTAATTTGAAAAGTCATTTAGAGGATCTGTTCTCTATACCTGTAGTAATAGAAAACGATATGAATGCCGCAGTGCTTGGTTATTATAAAAACACTGGAAACCATGACAATTCCTCTCTTGTATATTTGTATTCAGGTCAAAATGGTCCAGGTGCGGGTATTATGATAAATGGGGATGTAGTGCGAGGAAGTACATTTTTCTCAGGAGAGATATCTTTTGTTCCGCAGTATGATAATAAAAATTTCTTACAAGCTTTGAGAAGTGGAGATGAAGTGAGAGATTCGAATAATCCAGAGGAATATAATATAGATGCTATTACCCGATTGATTTCTACATTTATAGCTATTATTAATCCACATGCGTTTATTTTCTGTGATGATGAAGTGAATCAATTTGTAATAGATCAAATTGTAAAAAGTTGTCCGCAGTACATTCCGGCGGAACATATTCCGAAAATAACAGTGAGCGATTGGAAAGAAGATTATTTATATGGATTAAAAAGCCTTGGACTTGATCTTATGATTACAAGAACAAGCAAAGAAAATTAA
- a CDS encoding VOC family protein gives MKIEHVAIWVNDLEVMRDFYKQYFGGEENSLYHNPKKQFESYFITFEGGARLELMRQVGIDDAIKKQTVGYAHMAFSVGSKEKVDQLTDRLREAGYPLLNGPRTTGDGYYESVVSDPEGNQIEITI, from the coding sequence ATGAAAATTGAACATGTAGCAATTTGGGTGAATGATTTAGAAGTTATGCGTGATTTCTATAAACAGTACTTTGGTGGTGAAGAAAATAGCTTATATCACAATCCGAAAAAGCAGTTTGAATCCTATTTCATAACTTTTGAAGGTGGTGCGCGTCTAGAACTTATGAGACAGGTAGGGATAGACGATGCAATAAAAAAACAAACAGTAGGATATGCGCATATGGCTTTTTCTGTAGGTAGCAAAGAAAAAGTGGACCAATTAACGGATAGGTTAAGAGAAGCTGGATACCCTCTGTTAAACGGTCCACGCACTACAGGAGATGGTTATTATGAGAGTGTAGTAAGTGATCCTGAAGGAAATCAGATTGAGATAACAATCTAA
- a CDS encoding YbeF family protein: MIESIFIFCIYPLLICIFSIAVTYKVGTFYVMPIVTFLIVLMLNITLYDPSFFFWVGMYTIFSFIISYITILFVKGYKAVERER; the protein is encoded by the coding sequence TTGATTGAGTCAATTTTTATTTTCTGTATATATCCATTGCTTATTTGTATTTTTTCAATAGCTGTGACATATAAAGTAGGTACATTTTACGTGATGCCAATTGTAACATTTCTTATTGTTCTTATGTTAAATATTACATTGTACGATCCATCATTTTTCTTTTGGGTGGGCATGTATACTATTTTTTCATTCATTATTTCTTATATAACTATTTTATTTGTAAAGGGATATAAAGCTGTAGAAAGAGAACGTTAA
- a CDS encoding NUDIX domain-containing protein, giving the protein MGYIEDVRNLVGNHPLILIGSHTIILNEKNEVLLQLRTDFNRWGIIGGALEYNETLEDALKREVFEETGLIIKNPELFRTYSGPDFFQIYPNGDQVHGVLVVYICREFHGELICDQAESKELRFFPLDRLPITLHPVIERIIREFQHSN; this is encoded by the coding sequence ATGGGTTATATTGAAGACGTAAGAAATCTAGTAGGAAATCATCCACTTATATTAATAGGCTCACACACCATTATATTAAATGAGAAAAATGAAGTATTACTGCAGCTCCGGACAGACTTTAACCGCTGGGGTATTATTGGTGGCGCCTTAGAATATAACGAAACGTTAGAAGATGCTTTAAAACGAGAAGTATTTGAAGAAACTGGGCTTATCATCAAAAATCCAGAACTGTTCCGTACATACTCAGGACCAGATTTTTTTCAAATCTATCCAAACGGCGATCAAGTACACGGTGTACTCGTTGTTTATATTTGCCGAGAATTCCACGGTGAGCTTATATGTGATCAAGCTGAGTCAAAAGAATTACGCTTCTTTCCGCTTGATAGGTTGCCTATTACTCTTCATCCAGTCATTGAGCGAATTATTAGGGAGTTTCAGCACTCCAATTAA
- a CDS encoding DUF2785 domain-containing protein, with product MDITALQQQLELIQQNDYTQLQHIDINELTLNMLQFIGTTDSYVRYQLVYKCFAHFIHHEFLMDDQLKLLLQTCLSDEYLYCDIYSPHTDGVFTRSYTVSLIALILQFANSHYFFTEEDIEEIKNKLITYTNLEMDFRGYIENKGWAHSIAHVSDAFTEIVHNSHTTFKWYEELIHCLLNKIFIPSDIFHNNEDERIVTPLISMLYHDFPQDELISIIYKKIKRLPQIRKRLSLNEYCILCANIKTFLRTLFFRTKDDHNLAYTARKTEKMLKELPNYY from the coding sequence TTGGATATTACAGCATTGCAACAACAGTTAGAGCTTATACAACAAAATGACTATACGCAACTGCAACATATAGATATAAATGAGTTAACTTTGAATATGCTACAGTTTATCGGAACGACTGATAGTTACGTTCGTTACCAACTTGTATATAAATGTTTTGCGCATTTCATTCATCATGAATTCCTTATGGACGATCAACTGAAATTACTGTTGCAAACTTGTTTAAGTGATGAATATTTATATTGTGACATTTACTCCCCACATACAGATGGGGTTTTCACACGTTCTTACACTGTTTCTTTAATTGCGTTAATACTCCAATTCGCGAACTCTCACTACTTTTTTACAGAAGAGGATATCGAGGAGATAAAAAATAAACTCATTACATATACAAACTTAGAAATGGACTTTCGAGGATATATTGAAAATAAAGGATGGGCTCATTCTATCGCCCACGTATCTGATGCTTTTACTGAAATTGTTCATAATTCACATACGACTTTTAAATGGTATGAAGAGCTCATTCATTGTTTATTAAATAAAATCTTCATTCCATCTGATATTTTTCATAATAACGAAGATGAGCGTATTGTTACGCCATTAATATCCATGCTGTATCATGACTTCCCGCAAGATGAGTTAATTTCAATTATTTATAAAAAAATAAAAAGGCTTCCTCAAATTAGAAAACGCCTTTCGCTTAATGAGTATTGTATTTTATGTGCCAACATTAAAACCTTTTTACGCACATTATTCTTTAGAACAAAAGATGATCATAACTTAGCCTATACAGCACGTAAAACAGAAAAAATGTTAAAAGAACTTCCAAACTATTATTAA
- a CDS encoding GNAT family N-acetyltransferase has protein sequence MTTIEQLKKHFKIRRSASSIMIKENNAEVFTEEQLEEIMKYCVAEAEKEGLENLHFEISSKSPNYDLYKKCFEMYSFEYVTENMIVFKDIYEVEDVESEIDFKLIEEVGEDTFYSLWIEMTEEKVTYDQFVNMMEQEIGEQWKEHCLTAVANEELIGTVIPYIERSTLEEGKLMYFAMVPNMRNKGYEAAFFTGAMFVLKEIGATYYIGEANVQNEWMKDVFEKNGCQLLSCSERYVKRV, from the coding sequence ATGACGACAATAGAACAGTTAAAAAAACATTTTAAAATAAGAAGAAGTGCTTCTTCTATCATGATAAAAGAAAATAATGCAGAGGTTTTTACAGAAGAGCAATTAGAAGAGATAATGAAATATTGCGTTGCTGAGGCTGAAAAAGAGGGATTAGAAAACTTACATTTTGAGATTTCTTCAAAAAGTCCAAATTATGATCTGTATAAAAAATGTTTTGAAATGTATTCATTTGAATATGTTACTGAAAACATGATTGTGTTTAAGGATATATATGAAGTGGAAGATGTAGAAAGTGAAATTGATTTTAAGCTTATTGAAGAAGTAGGAGAAGATACTTTTTATTCTCTTTGGATCGAAATGACGGAAGAAAAAGTCACTTACGATCAATTTGTAAATATGATGGAACAAGAAATTGGTGAGCAATGGAAAGAACATTGTTTAACAGCGGTTGCAAATGAAGAGCTGATAGGAACTGTAATCCCATATATTGAAAGAAGTACGTTAGAAGAAGGGAAACTTATGTATTTCGCAATGGTTCCAAATATGCGAAATAAAGGGTACGAAGCAGCATTCTTTACAGGTGCAATGTTTGTCTTAAAGGAAATAGGAGCTACTTATTATATTGGTGAGGCAAATGTACAAAATGAGTGGATGAAGGATGTTTTTGAAAAGAATGGATGTCAGCTGCTGAGTTGTAGTGAGCGATATGTGAAAAGGGTTTAG
- a CDS encoding tyrosine-protein phosphatase — MKQQRNWLQATVERNEDNMLHIEWENNIEEVRIYWSTSPDHIEENGELLVTVNGESSCTIENPSENERPYFKLVGSNGQAVTVAERRLPLQGAFNFRDMGGYETTEGRKVKWGKLYRSEELAGLTEWDIEYLQKSGLKLICDYRTDFEVKHKPNPSITGARQVCLPVMQDLAKDLNINEFFQVGDLSMLGKPGEYLVKMNQDFVSGNEAFVSFLNLAQNPENLPLVNHCTAGKDRTGFGSALLLLLLGVPEKTVMEDYLLSNGFREKLNGKMMAFLGAKLQNDESRAILGAMFEARAEYLQAAIDEVKKQYGSVEAYAEKALGFTKESLEEMKELLLEDK; from the coding sequence ATGAAGCAACAAAGAAATTGGTTACAAGCAACTGTAGAACGAAATGAAGATAACATGTTACATATAGAGTGGGAAAATAATATAGAAGAAGTTCGCATTTATTGGAGTACTTCACCAGATCATATTGAAGAAAATGGAGAATTACTTGTAACAGTAAATGGGGAATCATCATGCACTATTGAAAACCCGAGTGAAAATGAACGCCCATATTTTAAACTAGTAGGAAGTAATGGACAAGCCGTAACAGTAGCTGAGCGTAGATTGCCACTACAAGGAGCGTTTAACTTCCGTGATATGGGAGGGTATGAAACGACAGAAGGCCGTAAAGTAAAATGGGGTAAATTGTATCGTTCTGAAGAATTAGCAGGATTAACAGAATGGGATATCGAGTATTTACAGAAGTCGGGCTTAAAGTTAATTTGTGATTACCGTACAGATTTTGAAGTAAAGCATAAGCCGAATCCAAGCATTACAGGTGCTCGTCAAGTGTGTTTACCAGTTATGCAAGACTTAGCGAAAGATTTAAATATAAATGAGTTTTTCCAAGTTGGTGACCTTTCTATGTTAGGGAAACCAGGCGAGTATCTTGTGAAAATGAATCAAGATTTCGTAAGTGGTAATGAAGCATTCGTGAGCTTCTTAAACCTAGCGCAAAACCCGGAAAACTTACCGTTAGTAAACCACTGTACAGCTGGAAAAGACCGTACAGGATTTGGATCAGCGTTATTATTACTTTTACTAGGTGTACCGGAAAAAACAGTAATGGAAGACTACTTATTAAGTAACGGTTTCCGTGAAAAGTTAAATGGAAAAATGATGGCCTTTTTAGGTGCAAAACTACAAAACGATGAAAGTAGAGCAATATTAGGTGCAATGTTTGAAGCACGCGCTGAATATTTACAAGCTGCGATTGATGAAGTTAAAAAGCAGTACGGATCAGTTGAAGCGTATGCTGAAAAAGCTCTAGGCTTTACGAAAGAGTCGTTAGAGGAAATGAAAGAGTTATTGCTAGAAGATAAATAA
- a CDS encoding YjjG family noncanonical pyrimidine nucleotidase produces MKYKVILFDVDDTLLDFPETERNALHNAFVQFGMPTGYNDYLASYKEISNGLWRDLENKMITLSELAVDRFRQLFALHNIEVDAQQFSDVYLENLGKEVHLIEGAVQLCEGLQDCKLGIITNGYTKVQQSRIGNSPLCNFFEHIVISEEVGHQKPAREIFDYAFEKLGITDKSSVLMVGDSLTSDMKGGEDYGIDTCWYNPSLKENTTGVKPTYEVESLLRIMEIVEGKVVSFS; encoded by the coding sequence ATGAAATACAAAGTAATACTATTTGACGTAGACGATACATTATTAGATTTCCCTGAAACGGAAAGAAACGCATTGCATAACGCGTTTGTACAATTTGGCATGCCTACAGGGTATAATGATTATCTTGCAAGTTATAAAGAGATTAGTAATGGATTATGGAGAGATTTAGAGAATAAAATGATTACGCTAAGTGAATTAGCGGTAGATCGATTTAGACAATTATTTGCTCTTCATAATATAGAAGTAGACGCGCAGCAATTTAGTGACGTATACCTTGAAAACTTAGGGAAAGAAGTACATCTTATAGAAGGTGCAGTGCAATTATGTGAGGGTCTTCAAGATTGCAAGTTAGGTATAATTACGAATGGATACACTAAGGTACAACAATCGAGAATTGGAAACTCGCCTTTATGTAACTTCTTTGAGCATATTGTTATTTCTGAAGAAGTGGGTCATCAGAAACCAGCACGTGAGATTTTTGATTATGCATTTGAAAAGCTTGGGATTACGGATAAATCAAGCGTACTCATGGTTGGAGATTCCTTAACTTCTGATATGAAAGGCGGAGAAGATTACGGTATTGATACGTGTTGGTATAACCCGAGTTTGAAAGAAAATACGACAGGCGTTAAGCCGACTTATGAAGTGGAGAGTCTGCTTCGTATTATGGAAATTGTAGAAGGAAAAGTAGTTTCCTTCTCATAA
- a CDS encoding cytoplasmic protein: protein MLTFLFELDKAIPQKDEPRYVAYANGFIEGDLTICVGDRVLFQKSCMKVAELGIYLGQWMEQVQHGQNVHMNYETADRDEVILGFFYEEDDQWRVSSSWQQFELQECVSTTTLVESAQRYLYELNKELRVIEYPVTFDQYLRGERIMQLSYKRLCESKADMTPIEIYNGSKQVGGVRGYYKNTLMKVLDFIPKVGSNINYEIKDSKDNIRVIAKDISRRRQRKILVTYIDNDEVEHEIIVCDGKLLDANFLFTFTFKREEYVVHKTSLGLGKLLRKGYVIADWNIRFEEDMYHIEMNVYDDNHIQDQYLLLGVFHAVLYG, encoded by the coding sequence ATGTTAACGTTTTTATTTGAGTTAGACAAGGCTATTCCGCAGAAGGATGAGCCACGGTATGTTGCTTATGCAAATGGCTTTATCGAAGGGGATTTAACGATTTGTGTGGGTGACAGAGTACTTTTTCAGAAGTCATGCATGAAGGTCGCAGAGCTCGGCATTTATTTAGGACAGTGGATGGAACAAGTTCAACACGGGCAGAACGTACATATGAATTATGAAACGGCTGACCGTGATGAGGTAATTCTCGGATTCTTCTATGAAGAGGACGATCAGTGGAGAGTTTCTTCCAGTTGGCAACAATTTGAACTTCAGGAGTGTGTATCTACTACAACATTAGTAGAGAGCGCTCAACGCTATTTGTATGAGCTAAATAAGGAACTGCGCGTGATAGAATATCCTGTGACGTTTGATCAGTACTTAAGAGGAGAGCGAATTATGCAGCTTTCTTACAAACGACTGTGTGAAAGTAAAGCGGACATGACGCCGATAGAGATTTACAATGGAAGCAAACAAGTAGGCGGAGTACGGGGTTATTATAAAAATACGTTGATGAAAGTGCTAGACTTCATTCCGAAAGTTGGTAGTAATATCAATTACGAAATAAAGGATAGTAAGGACAATATTCGCGTCATTGCAAAGGATATAAGTAGGCGGCGTCAAAGAAAGATTTTAGTAACGTACATCGATAATGATGAAGTAGAGCATGAAATAATTGTATGTGACGGAAAGCTATTGGATGCAAATTTCTTATTTACCTTTACATTTAAGAGAGAAGAATATGTTGTTCACAAAACTTCACTTGGGCTTGGAAAGTTATTAAGAAAAGGTTATGTAATCGCAGATTGGAATATTCGTTTTGAGGAAGATATGTATCACATTGAGATGAATGTATATGATGATAATCATATACAAGATCAATACTTACTATTAGGCGTATTCCATGCAGTTTTGTATGGGTGA
- a CDS encoding helix-turn-helix transcriptional regulator, with protein MAFVTKIKEYRARVHMTQEDLAKKVGVRRETISHLEKGKYNPSLQLAHDIARALHSTIDEVFIFED; from the coding sequence ATGGCGTTCGTAACGAAGATAAAAGAATACCGTGCCAGAGTGCATATGACGCAGGAAGATTTAGCGAAAAAGGTTGGTGTACGTCGTGAAACGATTAGCCACCTCGAAAAAGGAAAATATAATCCTTCCTTACAACTTGCTCATGATATAGCGAGGGCACTTCATAGTACGATTGATGAGGTTTTTATTTTTGAGGATTAA
- a CDS encoding DUF3796 domain-containing protein, with product MKTTWIKYLGFLGFFGFLGFFYEKGLFTMFCFFSFFTTYRKVHHDELFEQIVNKSCRNAFIVTLLTTAIIMFIEMLFPNPTLQEIDIAIIFSTLILTFGFSMFFYDKPVDEMEDAPWRS from the coding sequence GTGAAAACGACTTGGATTAAATATTTAGGATTTCTCGGTTTCTTTGGGTTTCTCGGATTTTTTTATGAAAAAGGCTTGTTTACTATGTTCTGTTTCTTCTCCTTTTTCACGACATATAGAAAAGTTCATCACGATGAGCTTTTCGAACAAATCGTCAATAAATCTTGCCGTAATGCTTTTATCGTTACTTTACTTACTACCGCCATCATTATGTTTATTGAAATGCTATTTCCAAACCCGACCTTACAAGAAATTGATATTGCTATTATTTTCAGCACACTCATTCTTACGTTTGGTTTCTCTATGTTCTTTTACGATAAACCAGTTGATGAAATGGAAGATGCACCATGGCGTTCGTAA
- a CDS encoding ABC transporter ATP-binding protein, translating to MIEIVNVSKSYNGSNYAVKDLSLSVPSGEIFGFLGPNGAGKSTTIKMITGIHGVDKGTITINGKDIMKNPMEAKKTFGYVPDSPDMFLRLKGIEYLNFMADMYEVPKEVRQERIESLAKKFDLYNALSDQIQSYSHGMRQKIVIIGVLLHEPDVWILDEPLTGLDPKSAYILKEMMREHADKGKIVFFSTHVLEVAEKICDRVAIINKGNLQFKGNLNEMRDHFKSNESLEKMFLEMTGNE from the coding sequence ATGATTGAAATTGTGAATGTGTCAAAAAGTTATAATGGATCTAACTACGCAGTAAAAGATTTAAGTTTATCTGTACCTAGCGGAGAAATCTTTGGGTTTTTAGGACCGAATGGTGCAGGTAAATCAACGACAATTAAGATGATTACTGGTATTCATGGGGTGGACAAAGGGACCATTACAATCAATGGTAAAGATATTATGAAAAATCCGATGGAAGCGAAGAAAACATTTGGCTATGTTCCAGATAGCCCGGATATGTTTTTACGATTAAAAGGGATCGAATATTTAAACTTTATGGCTGATATGTATGAAGTACCAAAGGAAGTAAGACAAGAACGAATAGAGTCTTTAGCGAAGAAATTTGATCTTTATAATGCTTTATCAGATCAAATTCAAAGTTATTCACACGGTATGAGACAAAAGATTGTTATTATCGGTGTGCTTTTACACGAACCGGATGTGTGGATTTTAGATGAGCCATTAACGGGGCTTGATCCGAAATCTGCCTATATTTTAAAAGAAATGATGAGAGAACATGCAGATAAAGGGAAGATTGTATTTTTCTCTACACACGTATTAGAAGTGGCGGAAAAAATATGTGACCGCGTCGCTATTATTAATAAGGGGAATTTGCAGTTTAAAGGAAATTTAAATGAAATGAGAGATCATTTTAAATCCAATGAATCACTTGAAAAAATGTTCTTGGAGATGACGGGCAATGAGTAA
- a CDS encoding ABC transporter permease: MSKIWTLTKVLLKLNYADFITDKKKRWAYLFSFAAILFVGFLIFGSMTHGVYEGMIHLGQNPGIVIAMGLAVASIWVFLMSIMNILTVFYYSNDVEMLLPLPLKPAQIISAKFFTVLITQYVMSSFILLPIFITYGLKSGAFITYYIYMIVIYLFFPIIPLVLASLIMTIIMRYTNIAKNKDRGNIFIGIVSILFIVGINVFMQWRNKSAVSGAGDSVANYLANNESSLFIQMTNYFPTTYFGAMGLVESASWKGLLYVLIYMLISIAFFGLFYYIAGRTYLKGVIGLSTSTAKKEVMSAEGLQKSTVQSSHLKAYVKKEFKTLFRTPQFFLNCIVQTFVMPIMLFFVLFVQDGNLKWITEYIDNPESAGFAIGVGLCASLFLMGSNVIATTSFSRDGSSWFVNRYLPVKASDIFFAKAITAWLINVVILAVFGITMAVVAGISPVFMILWFLLSANGLLLINLIGTRWDAQTADIHWDTEQKLFKSRYTTLWNFLANILIALIIVAGVSVLYFFLQVGLWIMFIVLFVMFTIVNYIFIKILKLGAERILSNIQ; this comes from the coding sequence ATGAGTAAAATTTGGACGTTAACAAAGGTATTATTGAAATTAAATTATGCGGATTTTATAACAGATAAGAAGAAGCGATGGGCGTATTTATTTTCATTTGCAGCCATTTTATTTGTAGGATTTTTAATATTCGGTTCGATGACTCATGGAGTATATGAAGGAATGATACACCTCGGACAGAATCCAGGAATTGTTATTGCGATGGGATTAGCAGTTGCTAGTATATGGGTATTTTTGATGAGTATTATGAACATTTTAACAGTGTTTTACTATAGTAATGATGTTGAAATGTTACTACCGTTACCGTTAAAACCAGCGCAAATTATTTCTGCAAAGTTCTTTACAGTGTTAATTACACAATACGTAATGAGCTCGTTTATTTTATTGCCTATCTTTATTACTTACGGTTTAAAGAGTGGTGCTTTCATTACATATTACATTTATATGATTGTCATTTACTTATTCTTCCCGATCATTCCGCTAGTTTTAGCTTCGTTAATTATGACAATTATTATGAGGTATACGAATATAGCGAAAAATAAAGATCGAGGAAATATATTCATTGGAATTGTAAGTATACTATTTATCGTAGGAATTAATGTATTTATGCAATGGAGAAATAAAAGTGCAGTATCTGGAGCTGGAGATTCGGTTGCGAATTATCTTGCAAATAATGAATCCTCACTTTTCATACAAATGACAAATTATTTTCCAACTACATATTTTGGAGCGATGGGATTAGTAGAAAGTGCATCGTGGAAAGGCCTATTATACGTTCTTATTTACATGCTTATTTCTATCGCGTTTTTCGGGCTGTTTTATTACATTGCAGGGCGTACGTATTTGAAAGGGGTTATTGGGCTTTCAACGAGTACAGCAAAGAAAGAGGTAATGTCAGCAGAAGGTTTACAGAAATCAACGGTACAAAGTTCTCATTTAAAAGCATATGTGAAAAAAGAATTTAAAACGTTATTCCGCACGCCACAATTTTTCTTAAATTGTATTGTGCAAACTTTCGTTATGCCAATTATGCTGTTCTTTGTTTTATTTGTACAAGATGGAAATTTAAAATGGATTACGGAATATATTGATAATCCAGAATCAGCAGGTTTCGCAATTGGTGTTGGCCTTTGTGCATCCTTATTCTTAATGGGGAGTAACGTCATTGCAACGACGTCATTTTCACGAGATGGAAGCTCATGGTTTGTGAATCGTTATTTACCAGTAAAGGCTTCGGACATCTTTTTTGCGAAAGCAATAACTGCTTGGTTAATTAATGTGGTCATTTTAGCAGTATTCGGTATTACGATGGCAGTTGTAGCAGGTATTTCTCCAGTCTTTATGATACTTTGGTTCTTGCTAAGTGCGAACGGGTTATTGTTAATTAATTTAATTGGTACGCGCTGGGATGCACAAACTGCAGATATACATTGGGATACAGAACAAAAATTATTTAAGAGCCGATACACAACTTTGTGGAATTTTTTAGCTAATATTTTAATAGCTTTAATTATTGTAGCGGGAGTAAGTGTATTATACTTCTTCCTTCAAGTAGGACTATGGATTATGTTTATTGTTTTATTTGTAATGTTTACGATTGTAAATTATATCTTTATTAAAATTTTAAAATTAGGTGCAGAGCGTATATTGTCAAATATTCAATAA
- a CDS encoding SDR family oxidoreductase: protein MKKIAIVTGATRLNGIGAAVCKVLAQKGIDVFFTYWPRYDKAMPWGMNDQEPFLLKKEIESYGVRCEMAEINLSQSYSPNRVLYMVSERLGEPSILINNAAYSTHTKIEELDVEQLDKHYTVNVRAPMLLSSLFMKHFSLKMSGSIINLTSGQSLGPMPDELAYAATKGAIEAFTKSVAPVAMEKGITVNAVDPGPTNTGWITEELQHHLVWKFPQGRVGESVDAARLIAFLVSEEAKWVTGQVIHSNGGYS, encoded by the coding sequence GTGAAGAAAATAGCAATTGTAACAGGGGCAACTCGTCTGAATGGAATTGGTGCAGCTGTATGCAAGGTGCTTGCTCAAAAGGGGATAGACGTCTTTTTCACGTACTGGCCTCGGTATGATAAAGCAATGCCGTGGGGAATGAATGATCAAGAACCCTTTTTGTTGAAAAAGGAAATTGAAAGTTACGGCGTTCGATGTGAAATGGCAGAAATCAACTTATCGCAGTCTTATTCGCCTAATCGTGTATTGTATATGGTATCAGAACGTTTAGGTGAGCCATCTATTCTTATTAATAATGCGGCGTATTCTACTCATACGAAAATTGAAGAGTTAGATGTAGAACAGTTAGATAAACATTATACGGTCAATGTTCGTGCTCCTATGTTATTAAGTTCATTATTTATGAAACATTTTTCACTTAAAATGAGTGGAAGTATTATCAATCTTACTTCTGGGCAGTCATTGGGACCAATGCCAGATGAACTGGCATATGCAGCAACAAAGGGAGCAATAGAAGCATTTACAAAGTCAGTTGCACCAGTTGCTATGGAGAAGGGGATTACAGTCAATGCTGTTGATCCAGGACCGACGAATACAGGATGGATTACAGAGGAATTACAGCATCATTTAGTATGGAAATTCCCGCAAGGTAGAGTCGGAGAATCGGTGGATGCTGCACGTTTAATTGCTTTTTTAGTAAGTGAAGAGGCGAAGTGGGTTACTGGGCAAGTCATTCATTCAAACGGTGGTTATTCATAA
- a CDS encoding winged helix-turn-helix transcriptional regulator translates to MISSKEDDINYPFLNKYSCPVEAIVEVIGGKWKGVILYHLLDGKKRFNELKRLKPNITQRMLTLQLRELEADGIVHREVYREVPPKVEYSLTELGESLRPIILLMMEWATNNMEQVLESRNNTK, encoded by the coding sequence ATGATTAGTTCAAAAGAAGATGATATAAATTATCCATTTTTAAATAAATATTCTTGTCCCGTAGAAGCTATCGTCGAGGTTATTGGTGGGAAATGGAAAGGGGTTATTCTTTATCATTTGTTAGATGGTAAAAAACGATTTAATGAATTAAAAAGATTAAAACCTAATATCACCCAGAGAATGTTAACACTTCAACTTAGAGAACTTGAAGCAGATGGCATCGTACATCGGGAGGTATATCGTGAAGTGCCCCCTAAAGTAGAATATTCGTTAACTGAACTTGGCGAGTCATTACGTCCAATTATCCTTTTAATGATGGAATGGGCGACTAATAATATGGAGCAGGTTTTGGAGAGTAGAAATAACACTAAATAA